Within the Candidatus Syntrophosphaera sp. genome, the region CCGGAGAAGTTCGAGCAGCGACCCTTCCAGGCGATTTTGGCTTTTATCCAGGAGCCCGGAAGCGCAGCAGAAGATCGCGACCAGTTCCAGCGGCGTCATGCCCTGCTCTTGCCAGGAGCGGATGCTTTTAAGGTGGACCGTTTGGGCCAGGCTGAGCATGTTTTGCTTGTTTTTGTCATAGCCCAGGGCCTCCATCACGCCCTCATAAAAAACCTGGTCAAAATCGCTTAGCAGCAGCGAAGCGTTGAAGCGGCGCACTTTGTTTTTAAACCGGCGCAATCCCCAATTGGCAAGGATACTCAGCAGCCGGTCGTTGTCAATTGCTGAAAGGAGCTCGCAATAGGTCGACCGGTCCTCGCCGGAGGGGACAAGCGGAGATTCCAGCAGCTTGCGGATGTCTTCGCTGAGTTGGTCCTTGAGTTCCAGGATCTCGGCAGTTTCCCCGTTTTGCTTGATCGTGATTTGCTGCTTGCCGGCATTCATTACCACATGCAGGATCACATTGTTGAAATGGGGATCCTCGTGATGCTCGTGGGCGTTCCAATCGTAGCTGTTGATATGGATTTCCACGTCGCCCCTTAGTATCTCACCGTCCAGGGAAACGATCACGTTGCGGAAATCCGGGCCCCGGTTGGTGTTGTATTGGCCCTGGTAACTCACTTGCAGGGTTTTTCCGCTCACAGTTTTGAGCGGAGTGAGCAGATGCCCGGCGTCCCAGATATGGTAGAGGAATTTCTCTTCCATCGGCGAAAACGAACTAATAGTATCTCTGCAGCATGGTGTAGCGCTGCCTGGCTGAGCGTGATTGATAGTAGGTTTGGGGAGAATGTTTGATCGGACTGCTGAGGATCGAGATCAGCTTCATTGATCGGTCACGGCCCAGGTTTTGGCATCCGGTTCCATAATAGTGGAGAGACGCGGTTTGGATGCCGTAAAT harbors:
- a CDS encoding DUF2851 family protein, producing the protein MEEKFLYHIWDAGHLLTPLKTVSGKTLQVSYQGQYNTNRGPDFRNVIVSLDGEILRGDVEIHINSYDWNAHEHHEDPHFNNVILHVVMNAGKQQITIKQNGETAEILELKDQLSEDIRKLLESPLVPSGEDRSTYCELLSAIDNDRLLSILANWGLRRFKNKVRRFNASLLLSDFDQVFYEGVMEALGYDKNKQNMLSLAQTVHLKSIRSWQEQGMTPLELVAIFCCASGLLDKSQNRLEGSLLELLRQTYERQKFYARKLDLPWQLFRIRPGNHPIYRIFAMGSLIARTSEQSFLNYFLDQFETGSFQGGKSRSSFARSFAQSTLPGAEKLPKLGQGLISSIFVNIFLPISYMYYDKHGDAASQQRVMAVYADFPALQENHITRFMGRYMSATHSKLANSKTIYQQGLIEIFHRFCHYHLCAECVNSITEEAPRP